CAAAGGCAAAATGCCCTTCCACCACCAGCAGAATCGGTTTGCTTTCGGTACCGCGCGCCGCCGCATAATCGCGCTCAAGCTGAGCATTGCTTGCCACTGAAACCTGCTTCCCGGTTGCACAGTCCGTAAATACGGCAGCATCGGCCATATATCGGTACATACCGCGCATTGCCATTGGTGTTGCCGGAAGCGACGCTTTCACCGGTTGCAACGTGTAGTTCAGTTGCGAGTGAATCGGATTGCCTTCCCGATCCAGCATCTCCAGCGCATCACCCTTCGCACGGAAATACGTTTTATCACCCTGAGTATCGGTAAGGATCAGTTTATCGGCCGTACGCGCCCAATTGCCATAAGAGCCAAATACCGCCGGACCTTTCCCGCCCTGGTAGCGCTGGTTCATTACCCAACTGCCATCCTTTTCCAGAAACAGCGATGTTTCGATACCTTCACAATCGGCACAGGGTAAAACGCCGCGCCAGCTCTGCTGCATCGGTTTCAGCTCTTCAACTTGCGTCGGCTGCACCATTTCGTTATCACCCCGATTATTACAGCCGAAAAGGGCAAACAACGTACACCCGGCCAGCAGAGATAAAATCGCTTTTTTCACACTCGATTCCTTATGCTCAATTCTGTTATTGCCCGTCACCCATCATGGCGACGGACTTTTCCACGCAGCGCTTTTACCGACGACTTTTGCGCCTTGCCCGTTAACCGGCGCTCTTTCGATGCGCGGGTCGGGCGCGTTGCCCGACGGCTCTTTTGCACTGCGGTCAATTCTTTGATCAATGCCACCAGACGCGCGATCGCTGCTTCGCGATTCATCTCCTGGCTGCGATATTCCTGCGCTTTTATCACAACCCAGCCATCGCTACTAATCAGATGGTGCGAAGCCTCCAGTAAACGCGCCTTATAATACTCAGGCAGGCTTGACGCCCGGATATCAAAACGCAGGTGAATAGCGGTCGAACTTTTATTCACATGTTGACCACCCGCACCCTGCGCCCGCACGGCGGTGATCTCCAGCTCATCTTCAGCAATGGAGACAGTGCGGGAGATCGTAATCATGGCTGCTGCCAGGCTTCAAGGTGGATTTCCCGATTATTCGTATCATCGGAAAGCCAGATGGCGCCATCCTGCAAGGTTGCCTGTAGCGTCATGGTGCGATCGTTGGCAAACGCGCTGAGCGCTGCCAGTTGCTCATCATCCAGATACCAGACGCTTAAATTGTCGAAGCTCGCACAGCGGTTTTGATTTTGCTGCCACCAGATCTGCGCCGCCCGGGAATTATAGGCAAATAACGCCACGTCTTTCGCCTGTGTGCAGGCTTTCTTCAACCGTTTTTCGTCCGGCAGCCCCAGTTCGATCCACAAATCAATTCCCAGATAATCATTACGCAGCCAGACTTCCGGCTCATCTTCAGCGCTCAGGCCACGGGTGAATTGCAGCCGCTCATCGGCGTATTTGATCCACGCCAGCAGGCGCAACATCATACGCTCCTGGGTTTCGGAAGGATGGCGGGCCAGCGTCAGCGTCGCATCTAAAAACTGATTACGATCCAGATCGGCAACATTCACCGTCGCTTTATAAATAGTCGCTTTTAAGGCCATAACACCACTCCTGCATAAAATGGCCGCTATTGTAGCGAATTCAGGGGCAAAGCGCTGTTATCTCTTGTGCGCATCATTCGCCATCACGCTGATAATGGCCGATAAGCTATGTTATAGTCGCCTTGCTAAACAGTATTAATCTTCGTAGGCTTAGTGTTATCTCACAGTAAAGTCAGGTAGCTGACAGGAGGAGATGTGAACAATTATTGTGAGTTAGTACGCAAACGGTATGCGGAAATCGCCAGCGGAGATTTGGGGTATATCCCGGATGCGCTGGGGTGCGTGTTGAAAGTGCTGAATGAAATGGCGTCGGATGACACCCTTTCAGAGTCGGTCAGGGAAAAGGCGGCATATGCGGCCGCGAACTTACTGGTGAGCGATTATGTCAATGAATGATGCCTATCAACCCATCAACTGTGATGACTATGACAATCTTGAACTCGCCTGCCAGCATCATCTTTTATTGGCGCTGGAATTGAAAGACGGCGAGGTGCTCAGCGCCAAAGCCAACGATTTAGTCTCACGTAAAAATGTGGAGTATCTGGTAGTGGATGTCGCAGGCGTTTCACGCGAAGTACGTCTCGATAAAATTGCCAGCTTCAGCCATCCTGAAATCGGCACCGTCGTGGTGAGCGAGTCCTGATATTCAACGGGCAGCGCAGGCTGCCCTCTACTTTTCCCACACCAGCTTCACGCCTTCCTGTCCGGCCGTTTTCAGCCCTTGTTGCGTAACAAACACACCCGCCGCCGCGATTAACGTTTCGCCATAGAACAGCAGCGGTGTGGTGTCCCGCCGCCAGGGCGCCACGCCGAGCTCCTGCCAGATTTTTTTCAGTTTACGTCCGCCATGACGACCGGCGATATGTAGCAAACCAGACGCCTGGAAACGCACAGAAACCCTCTCTTCCGCAGTCGGCGCCCGCAATTCCCCGCCGGCAATCAGCGACAGTTCACCCAGCCCGGCCGGTAACAACAGCGGCTTAAAAGGCATCGGCCAGTTCAGTTGCGTATTACGCTGGCTGGGCTGCGTTTTAATCCAGTAGAGATTGCCCTGAAAACGACGCACTTCATACTCACCCAGCCGCAGGCAAGGCTCCGCATCGTCACGCGCCTGCGCTACTTCAAACCACAAGCGGTTAAGCATTGCGCGGGACGGCATTACCGCGCCCTGCTGCGCCAGCCAGCGGCGTAACAGGGCGTTGCGGCGAACTTCGCTCAGCATCTGCAAGGCCGCAATGCTCAGCGCCCCTTTCTCCGTGGCCGCCGCCAGTTCGTCAGCCAGTAGCTCATCCAGTAATTGCTCCTGCTCTCCACAAAGCGCAGCGCTTCGCGCAACGGCATCGGCGAAATGCGGCCAGCGCGCCGTCAGTAGCGGCAGTACCTGCAGGCGCAAAAAGTTACGGTCATAATGGGCATCAGCGTTACTTTCATCCTCAATCCAGCGCAAATCATGCAGCTGCGCCCATTGATGCAGGGTGTCACGCGAAAAGTTGAGCAGCGGACGGATAAGCTGCGTTCCGGCAAAGGGCAAACTTTGCGGCATCGCGGCAAGCCCTGCCGGCCCACTGCCGCGCTTAAGCGCCAGCAGTACGGTTTCGCACTGATCATCCAGATGCTGCGCGGTAAGCAGCACTTCGCCGGGCTTCAACGCCTGGCGAAATGCCTGATAGCGCGCTTTCCGCGCCTGTGCTTCAATGCCCTCACCATTATCGACCAGCGTCACGTATTGCACCGTTAGCGGGATCTGCCAGAGTTCGCAAAGCGACTGGCAATGTTCAACCCATGCATTCGCATGCGGACTAAGCCCATGATGGATATGAATTGCTCGTAACCGGATCTCGGGCAGTTGCTCGCGCCAGAGCATCATTTGGTGCAGCAGCACGGTTGAATCCAGCCCGCCGCTGAAGGCCACCAAAAACTGGCGTGATGCAGTGGGTAATGGCGCGAAAAGTGGCGTGGTCATAGTGGTATGTCAAAAACGGAAACGATGCCCGGCACGTTACCGGGCATCGCGCTGTGTGGCAAGTATTACTGCTGGTAAAGCTCCAGCGGCAAGCCATCGGGATCGTTAAAGAAGGTGAAACGTTTATCGGTGCAGGGATCGACGCGTATTGCTTCACACTTCACGCCGTGCGATTCCAGATGTGCCACCGCCTGGTCGATATCATCCACGCTGAACGCCAGATGGCGCAGACCGCACGCTTCCGGGCGGCTGGGACGCGCAGGCGGAAACGGAAAAGAGAACAGCTCAATCACATACTGCCCGTTCAGCGCCAGATCGCCTTTCCACGAATCGCGCGCCTCGCGATAAACTTCACTCTGTAGCGTAAAGCCAAGGATATCGCAGTAGAACGCTTTGCTTGCAGCATAATCCGTGGCGATGATCGCAATGTGATGTACCTGTTTTAAACCCAGCATAGTTTCTCCTTTTCTCAATGCCTGAACGTTACCCCCGCCCTCTTCAGGTCGCAATAGATTAGCGACCTTTTAGGACTCGTACCCGGTAAGTCCCCTCTTCATCCCGTTTCGCACCGTGAATATCGGTTTCAAAGCCCGGATAGTGGCGACCTATCGCGCATAGCATCAGCAGGAAATCAAGCACCGGGCGGCTGGCGTCAGTGATCATTTCACCGGGCATCACCAGCGGTACGCCAGGCGGATAAGGCAGGATCATATTGGCCGAGATCCGTCCGATCAGTTTTTCCAGTTCTACCGTTTCCACCTCCCCCTGAATCTGCCGCTGCCATGCCTGATGCGGCGTTAACTTCATATCCGGCAACACATCGAAAGCCTGCAACATTAAACGCGGTAGATCGTGCTGGCGAATCAGCTTATGGATCCCCTGCGCCAGATCCTGAATCCGCATATTGCGATAGAAATCAGGATCTTCAGCATAGAGATCCGGCAACATGTTCTTCACCCGCAGATTAAGATCGTAGGCTCGTTTAAACTCCATCAACCCACGCAACAATCCCATTGCCCGGGTTTTATCAATTCCGATACTAAACAGAAACAGCAGGTTATACGGCCCGGTTTTCTCCACTACTACGCCGCGTTCATCAAGGAACTTCGCCACCAGCGCCGCCGGGATCCCTTCCTCGCTCATATTTCCCTGCTCGTCCATACCGGGCGTCAGGATGGTTACTTTGACCGGGTCGAGAAACATATGATCGGCATCCGCATCGCGAAAACCATGCCATGCTTCACCCGGTGCGACTGGCCAGCAGTCAGCTTCATCAATCTCTTCCGGCTGCCAGATATCAAAGAACCAGCCGTCGGCTTCATCCTTCAGCCGTTGTACCTCTTTGCGAAAATGCAGCGCCCGTTCAACCGAGCGGTTAATTAAGCGCTTACCAGGGTTCCCGCGCAGCATCGCTGCGGCCGTTTCGATCGATGCCACCAGCGGGTAGCTCGGCGATGTGGTGGTGTGCATCATAAAGGCTTCGTTAAACGTGTCTTCATCATATTCACCTTTAATATGAATCAACGATGCCTGCGAGAATGCCGCCAACATTTTGTGCGTCGACTGGGTTTCAAAGAAGACTTTTCCCGGCACCCGCTCGCCGCTCATGCCGCTTTTTCCGGCATAAATAGGGTGAAAATTGGTGTACGGCACCCAGGCGGAATCGAAATGAATCGACGGCACATCCAGCGTTTTTTTAATCCAGTCGGTGTTGTACAGCAGGCCATCATACGTGGAGTTAGTAATCACTGCGTGTACCGGCCAGTGCGCCCCCGCCGTGGTTGCAACTTTTTGTTCGATGCTGGCATGGGTAAACTCGCGGCGCGGTATACCGCCCAGGATCCCCAGTGCGTTGCGTCCCGGCTTCAGCCACAGCGGCGTGACATCGCTCATCATCAACAGATGCGCCAGCGATTTATGACAGTTACGGTCAATCAACAGGGTACTGCCCGCTGGTGCGGCATACATACCGACAATTTTGTTGGAGGTCGATGTGCCGTTGGTCACCATATAGCTCTGCTCAGCACCAAACGTCCTGGCGATATACTCTTCAGCCTCCAGGTGCGGACCAGTATGATCCAGCAGCGATCCCAGCTCAGTCACAGAGATCGAAACATCCGCTTTGAGCGTATTGCCGCCGAAGAAATCATAAAACAAGCAGCCTACCGGGCTTTTCTGGTACGCCGTCCCTGCCATATGCCCGGGCGTGCAGAAGGTATATTTGCCCTCTTTTACATAGGAGAACAGCGCCCGGGTAAACGGCGGTGTGATGTTTTCCAGATACTCTTTGGTGTACTGGACAATCCGCGAGGCAATCTCGTCCGCCACGCTCAGGGCGTATTCGAAAAACCACAGCGCTATGCGCATATCCTGCGCGCTGACATCCATGGTGGAGTGGGTATTGATAAACGCATACAGCGGAAGGTATTCATTTAGTTGATTAATCTCGCTGCACAGATCGAGGGAGTACTCATCCCAGTCAAAGATCACGCCGCAAATACGCGGGTTATGCTCGATAAACTTCAGTAAGTCGGTGCTGTTTCTGGGCCAGATAATATGAAACCCTTGCGCCTGTAGCGCCTGTTCCAGCTCCTTGATTGGCTCATCTTTGTAGAAAACGCCATGGGGTCCCATGATGGCAATAATATTCACAGCTACCTCCGTTAAAAACCTTAGCTAAGCATAGTTGAGGTAAACCGCAGGTATAAAAAAAGCCGCACAGCGGTGCGGCTTTTCATCAATGCCATGAAACTCAAGCGTAGCCGTAGCTCATCAAACGCTGGTAACGGCGGTTACGCAGATCGTCTTTGCTCAGCACATCCAGATCGGCAAGATCGGCCAGCAGTTGCGCTTTCAGCGAAGCGGCCATCGCTTCCGGGTTACGATGTGCGCCGCCCAGCGGTTCCGGAACGATCGAGTCGATCAGTTTCAGTTCTTTCAGACGCGGCGCGATGATGCCCATCGCTTCTGCGGCCAGCGGCGCTTTGTCGGCGCTTTTCCACAGAATAGAAGCACAACCTTCCGGCGAGATAACAGAATAGGTGCTGTATTGCAGCATATTCACTTTATCGCCCACGCCAATTGCCAGCGCGCCGCCGGAGCCGCCTTCGCCGATCACGGTACAGATCACCGGTACGCTCAGGCGGGACATTTCACGCAGGTTGCGGGCGATCGCTTCCGACTGACCACGCTCTTCGGCACCCACGCCCGGATAGGCGCCAGGGGTGTCGATAAAGGTGATAATCGGCATGTTAAAACGTTCTGCCATTTCCATCAGGCGCAGCGCTTTGCGATAGCCTTCCGGTGCCGGCATACCAAAGTTACGACGGATTTTCTCTTTGGTTTCACGGCCTTTCTGGTGGCCGATGATCATTACCGGGCGACCGTCGAGACGCGCGATACCGCCAACAATGGCTTTATCGTCGGCATAAGCGCGATCGCCAGCCAGTTCGTCGAATTCATCGAACGCCAGGCGGACATAATCCAGGGTGTAAGGACGCAGCGGATGTCGCGCCAGTTGGGCAACCTGCCATGCGCCAAGATCGGCGAAAATTTTGCGCGTCAACTCCACGCTTTTTTCGCGCAGACGATGCACTTCTTCGTCGATATTTATATCCAGTTTTTCATCCTGACGGCCAACGGCAGTCAGGGAATCGATTTTCGCTTCCAGCTCAGCAATCGGCTGTTCGAAATCAAGGAAATTCAGACTCATAGTATTCCTGTATTAGTCAAACTCCAGTTCCACCTGCTCCGAACCTATGAGGCCACGCAGATCGTTGAGTAAACGATCGCTCGGAGAGACGCGCCACGTTGCGCCGAAACGTAACCGCGCGCGCGCATCCGCCCTCTGATAGTAGAGATGTACTGGAATGGTTCCCGAACGGTGGGGTTCCAGAGACTGACGGAGTCGGTTTAAAAGCTGGTCATCAATTTGCCTGTCCGTCAGCGAGATAGCAAGCCCACGGGCGTATTTTTCCCGGGCTTCGTCAATGTCCATGACTTCACGGGCGGTCATTTTAAGTCCCCCGCTAAAGTCATCAAAGCTGACCTGTCCGCTGACAATAAGTATGCGGTCTTTTTCCAGCAGCTGCTGGTATTTATCCAGGGCATCAGTGAATAACATCACTTCCAGACGCCCGGAACGGTCATCTAACGTACAGATGCCGATACGATTGCCGCGCTTGGTGACCATAACCCGCGCGGCAATGACGAGCCCCGCCGCTGTGGTAACTTTCCCACGTTCGGTCGGATGCATGTCTTTCAGCCGGTAGCCTCCGACATAGCGCTCAATTTCTTTCAAATACTGGTTAATCGGGTGACCCGTAAGGTAGAGACCTAACGTTTCACGCTCGCCTTCCAGCACCACCTGTTCCGGCCACGGCTGGCAACTGGCGTAAGATTGTTCTATCTGCTCTGGCTCTTCGGCCAGCACGCCGAACATATCGGCCTGGCCAATCGCCTCGGCTTTCGAATGCTGATCGGCGGCTTTAAGCGCATCGCCCAGCGAGTTCATTAGCGCTGCGCGATGCGGCCCAAGGCGGTCAAACGCCCCGGACATAATCAGTTTTTCCAGCACCCGGCGGTTAAGCTTTTTAATGTCGGTACGCGCGCACAGATCAAACAGTTCACGGAAGTATCCGCCGTTATTACGCGCTTCGATGATCGCCTCAATCGGGCCTTCACCAACACCTTTAATCGCCCCGATACCGTAAACAATTTCACCGTCATCGTTGACGTGGAAATGGTACAACCCGGAGTTAATATCCGGCGGCAGGATTTTCAACCCCATGCGCCAGCACTCATCCACCAGACCAACGACTTTTTCGGTGTTGTCCATATCGGCCGTCATCACCGCCGCCATAAACTCGGCCGGATAGTGCGCTTTCAACCACAGCGTCTGGTATGAGACCAAAGCATAGGCGGCAGAGTGCGATTTGTTAAATCCGTACCCGGCGAATTTTTCTACCAGGTCAAAGATTTTCATCGCCAGTTCGCCGTCGATGCCATTTTTCTTCGCGCCCTCTTCGAAGGTTCCGCGCTGCTTGGCCATCTCTTCCGGCTTTTTCTTACCCATCGCACGACGCAGCATGTCCGCGCCGCCAAGGGTATAACCCGAAAGCACCTGGGCAATCTGCATCACCTGTTCCTGGTAGAGGATAATGCCGTAGGTCGGCTCCAGTACCGGTTTCAGGCTTTCATGCTGCCACTGCACATCGGGATAGGAGATCTCTTCGCGCCCGTGTTTACGGTCGATGAAGTTATCTACCATGCCTGACTGCAACGGCCCCGGGCGGAACAGGGCCACCAGCGCGATCATGTCTTCGAAGCAGTCGGGTTGCAGGCGCTTAATCAAATCTTTCATGCCACGGGATTCAAGCTGGAACACCGCAGTGGTCTCCGAGCGTTGCAGCATGTCGAAACTTTTCTTGTCATCCAGCGGAATGGCGGCGATATCGAGCGGCGGCTCGCCGTTCTTCTCGCGCCGGGCGTTGATCATCTCCAGCGCCCAGTTGATGATGGTCAGCGTACGCAAACCAAGGAAGTCAAACTTCACCAGCCCGGCATATTCAACATCGTTTTTATCAAACTGGGTAACCGGGTGCTGACCGGCTTCATCACAGTACAGCGGGGCAAAGTCGGTGATTTTGGTGGGTGCGATTACCACGCCACCTGCGTGTTTACCCGCGTTTCGCGTCACCCCTTCCAGCTTGCGCGCCATGTCGATCAGCGCTTTAACTTCTTCGTCCGCTTCGTAGATTTCCGGCAGTTGCGGCTCGGCTTCGAACGCCTTCGCCAGCGTCATGCCCGGATCCGGCGGCACCAGTTTAGAGATACGGTCCACAAAGCCGTACGGGTGACCCAGTACGCGACCCACATCGCGGATAACCGCTTTCGCCGCCATGGTTCCGAAGGTGATGATCTGCGATACCGCATCGCGCCCATACATGTCCGCCACGTGCTCGATCACCTGGTCACGCTTCTCCATACAGAAGTCAACGTCGAAGTCGGGCATCGATACACGTTCCGGGTTAAGGAAACGTTCGAACAGCAGGTCAAATTCCAGCGGATCGAGGTCAGTAATTTTCAGCGCATAAGCCACCAGCGATCCCGCGCCCGAACCACGCCCCGGCCCTACCGGCACGCCGTTATCTTTTGACCACTGGATAAACTCCATCACGATCAGAAAGTAACCAGGGAACCCCATCTGGTTGATAACTTGCAGCTCGATATCAAGACGCTCGTCGTACGGCGGACGCTTCTCTGCACGAACCTGCTCATCCGGGAAAAGGAACGCAAGGCGTTCTTCGAGACCGACTTTTGATTTCTCCACGAGGAAGTCTTCAGTGGTCATATCACCGGTCGGGAACTGCGGCAGGAAGTACTCACCCAGACGCACCGTAACGTTACAGCGCTTGGCGATTTCGACGGTGTTTTCCAGCGCTTCCGGGATATCGGAGAAGAGTTCGCACATCTCCTCTTCGCTGCGCATATATTGCTGCGCGGAGTAATTGCGCGGACGTTTGGGATCGTCCAGGGTGAAACCGTCGTGGATGGCGACACGGATCTCATGCGCGTCGAAGTCGTCTGCATCAATAAAGCGCACATCATTGGTCGCCACGACCGGCAAACCATGCTCTTCAGCCAGTTGTACTGCTGCGTGCAGATAAGGCTCTTCATCAACACGACCCGTGCGGATCAACTCAAGGTAGTAGCGATCGGGAAAATGCTCTTTGTAGAAATCGAGACACTGTTCAACCAGCACGCTGTTGCCACGCAACAGGCTTTTACCCACGTCGCCCATGCGCCCGCCGGAGAGCAGGATCAACCCTTCGCTGAGTTCCTGCAACCAGTCGCGATCGATCCACGGCCCCAGTGCGCCATAGCCACGCTGGTAGGCACGCGAAATCAGCAATGTCAGATTCTGGTAACCGGTATTGTTGGCTGCAAGGACGGTGAGCTGCGTCAGTTCATCGCCTAACAGATCGCTCTGTACATGCAGATCGGCGCCGACGATCGGTTTCATCCCGGCTCCGTGCGCCGTTCCGTAGAATTTCACCAGACCACAGAGGTTCGTAAAATCGGTAATCGCCAGCGCGGGCATGCCGAGCGCGGCCGCCTTTTTCACCAGCGGCCCGGTTTTCGCCAGCCCGTCAATCATGGAATAGTCGCTATGCACCCGCAGGTGTACGAAACGTGGTTCAGCCATTTTCAGATCCCAGCCTGGTTATTTCACGTTCACAAGAGTCAGGACACAAGGTCCAGCGCGCGTTTAACCGGCGCAAAGCTGCGCCGATGATGCGCAGTTGCGCCATGTTCCGCCAGCTTCGCCAGATGGAAAGCCGTTGGGTAGCCTTTATGTTGCGCAAAACCATATTGCGGAAAAAGAAGATCAAGCTCAGCCATTTCGGCATCGCGCGTGACTTTTGCGATAATCGATGCCGCACTGATTTCTGCTACCCGGCTATCGCCTTTCACGACGGCCAGCGAAGGCATTGGCAAGGCTGGGCAACGGTTGCCGTCAATCAGTACAAATTCCGGGACGACAGAGAGCCCGGCAACTGCGCGCTGCATCGCCAGCATCGTGGCATGCAGAATATTCAGTTCGTCGATTTCGTGTGGTTCGGCGCGCCCCAGACTCCAGGACAACGCTTTCTCTTTGATCTCTTCACTCAGCGCCAGACGGCGTTTTTCGGAGAGTTTTTTCGAATCGTTCAGACCAATGATTGGACGCTCAGGATCGAGGATCACCGCAGCCGTCACTACCGCGCCCACTAAAGGCCCGCGCCCCACCTCATCCACACCGGCAACTAATTGCGTGTGCGGATAAATAAACTCCATCATTGTGCTAACTCCAGTACTGCGTCAGCCGCCTGCTCATCGGCATTACAGCGAATCTGCTGGTGCAGTTCACGGAAAATGTCATGCATTTCGTGGCTGGTTTTACCATTAGCCAGCAGCGGTACAAGCGCATCGGCCAGCGCCTGCGGCTGGCACTCATCCTGCAGCAACTCTTTTACCAGTTCACGTCCGGCCAGCAGGTTTGGCAGCGAAACATAAGGTGTTTTCACCAGCCGCCTGGCCAGCCAGAATGTGAATGCTTTCATGCGATAACCCACAACCATCGGGCATTTCGCCAGCATACACTCCAGCGCGGCGGTGCCGGAAGCCAGCAAGGCCGCATCGGCGGCGATCATGGCCTCGCGCGCCATACCATCCAGCATATGCACTGACAGATCGGGAGCGACTTCCGCCTTAATCCGCTCAAATTGTTCGCGCCGTTTGGCGTTGACCAGCGGTACTACCACTTCAAGATCGGGGTAGCTTTCACGCAGCAACTTCGCGGTACGCAGGAAATCGGCGCTAAGCATTTCCACCTCAGCGCCACGACTGCCAGGCAGTAACGCCAGACAGTGCACATCATGAGCAATTCCCAGCTGATCGCGCGCTGCGCTTTTATCCGGATCCAGCGGCATCGCATCGGCCATGGTATGGCCGATAAAACGGCACGGCACGTTGAATTTGTCATAAAACGCTTTTTCGAAAGGCAGAAATGCGAGCACCAGATCGGTGGCTCTGCCAATTTTGAAAACGCGTTTTTGTCGCCACGCCCAGACGGACGGACTGACATAATGGATGGTTTTGATACCCTGCTTTTTCAGATTGCCTTCGAGGGTAATGTTAAAATCCGGCGCATCGATACCGACAAAGACATCCGGTTGCAGCTCGCTAAAGCGACGGGTCAAATCAGCGCGGATATGCAACAGGCGGCGCAGACGGCCAAGTACCTCAACGATACCCATCACCGCAAGCTCTTCCATCTCATACCAGGCTTCACACCCTTCAGCCTGCATACGCGGCCCCGCAACGCCGACAAATCGGGCATTGGGGACACGCGATCTCAGCGCGCGGATAAGACCGGCACCAAGAATATCGCCGGAGGTTTCTCCGGCGACGAGGGCTATCGTAAGAGGACGATTGTCGATCATTACCGAATCAGGCCGCGCGTTGAGCGTTCGAAGAATTGCATAAACGCATCAACTTCCGGATGCTTCGCAGCAAGCTCGGCAATCTCCGGTTTCGC
The Kosakonia oryzae genome window above contains:
- the lpxB gene encoding lipid-A-disaccharide synthase, which translates into the protein MIDNRPLTIALVAGETSGDILGAGLIRALRSRVPNARFVGVAGPRMQAEGCEAWYEMEELAVMGIVEVLGRLRRLLHIRADLTRRFSELQPDVFVGIDAPDFNITLEGNLKKQGIKTIHYVSPSVWAWRQKRVFKIGRATDLVLAFLPFEKAFYDKFNVPCRFIGHTMADAMPLDPDKSAARDQLGIAHDVHCLALLPGSRGAEVEMLSADFLRTAKLLRESYPDLEVVVPLVNAKRREQFERIKAEVAPDLSVHMLDGMAREAMIAADAALLASGTAALECMLAKCPMVVGYRMKAFTFWLARRLVKTPYVSLPNLLAGRELVKELLQDECQPQALADALVPLLANGKTSHEMHDIFRELHQQIRCNADEQAADAVLELAQ
- the dnaE gene encoding DNA polymerase III subunit alpha; its protein translation is MAEPRFVHLRVHSDYSMIDGLAKTGPLVKKAAALGMPALAITDFTNLCGLVKFYGTAHGAGMKPIVGADLHVQSDLLGDELTQLTVLAANNTGYQNLTLLISRAYQRGYGALGPWIDRDWLQELSEGLILLSGGRMGDVGKSLLRGNSVLVEQCLDFYKEHFPDRYYLELIRTGRVDEEPYLHAAVQLAEEHGLPVVATNDVRFIDADDFDAHEIRVAIHDGFTLDDPKRPRNYSAQQYMRSEEEMCELFSDIPEALENTVEIAKRCNVTVRLGEYFLPQFPTGDMTTEDFLVEKSKVGLEERLAFLFPDEQVRAEKRPPYDERLDIELQVINQMGFPGYFLIVMEFIQWSKDNGVPVGPGRGSGAGSLVAYALKITDLDPLEFDLLFERFLNPERVSMPDFDVDFCMEKRDQVIEHVADMYGRDAVSQIITFGTMAAKAVIRDVGRVLGHPYGFVDRISKLVPPDPGMTLAKAFEAEPQLPEIYEADEEVKALIDMARKLEGVTRNAGKHAGGVVIAPTKITDFAPLYCDEAGQHPVTQFDKNDVEYAGLVKFDFLGLRTLTIINWALEMINARREKNGEPPLDIAAIPLDDKKSFDMLQRSETTAVFQLESRGMKDLIKRLQPDCFEDMIALVALFRPGPLQSGMVDNFIDRKHGREEISYPDVQWQHESLKPVLEPTYGIILYQEQVMQIAQVLSGYTLGGADMLRRAMGKKKPEEMAKQRGTFEEGAKKNGIDGELAMKIFDLVEKFAGYGFNKSHSAAYALVSYQTLWLKAHYPAEFMAAVMTADMDNTEKVVGLVDECWRMGLKILPPDINSGLYHFHVNDDGEIVYGIGAIKGVGEGPIEAIIEARNNGGYFRELFDLCARTDIKKLNRRVLEKLIMSGAFDRLGPHRAALMNSLGDALKAADQHSKAEAIGQADMFGVLAEEPEQIEQSYASCQPWPEQVVLEGERETLGLYLTGHPINQYLKEIERYVGGYRLKDMHPTERGKVTTAAGLVIAARVMVTKRGNRIGICTLDDRSGRLEVMLFTDALDKYQQLLEKDRILIVSGQVSFDDFSGGLKMTAREVMDIDEAREKYARGLAISLTDRQIDDQLLNRLRQSLEPHRSGTIPVHLYYQRADARARLRFGATWRVSPSDRLLNDLRGLIGSEQVELEFD
- the rnhB gene encoding ribonuclease HII, translating into MMEFIYPHTQLVAGVDEVGRGPLVGAVVTAAVILDPERPIIGLNDSKKLSEKRRLALSEEIKEKALSWSLGRAEPHEIDELNILHATMLAMQRAVAGLSVVPEFVLIDGNRCPALPMPSLAVVKGDSRVAEISAASIIAKVTRDAEMAELDLLFPQYGFAQHKGYPTAFHLAKLAEHGATAHHRRSFAPVKRALDLVS